Genomic window (Streptomyces yatensis):
CCTCGATCAGCGCCCCGCCGTCCGTGCTGACGTCGGTGCCGGGCCGGACGACGACCTCGACGGGGGTGTCGGACGGGGAGAACGCGACCGCGTTCTCCAGCAGTTCGGCGAGCATCAGCGTGAGGTCGCCGGTGATGTCGGGCGCGACGGTGACCTCGGTCTCGGACCGCAGGGACACCCGCTGGTAGCCCTCGATCTGGCCGAGCGCCGCCCGGATCACATCGGCCAGGGTGGTCGGCCGGGCGTCGAGCTCGGTCTCCCGGATTCCGGCGAGCAGCATCAGGCTGTCGGCGTTGCGCTGGAGGCGTACGGCGATGTGGTCGATGCGGTAGAGCCGCTCCAGGATGTCGGGGGCGGTCTCCTGGCGTTCGACGGCGTCGATCAGGCTGAGCTGGCGGGTGGTGAGGTTGCTGACCCGGCGGCCGACGTTGCCGAACATCTCGCCCACGTTGCGGCGGCTGAGCACCTGCCGCTCCAGCAGCGCCGCGGCGGTGACCTGCACCTGGTTGAACGCCTCGGCCAGATCGCCGATCTCGTCGCGCACCGGGACGGGGATCGGGCGGGGCCGCAGCGGGGTGCTGTCGGTCGCGTCGTCGTCCTCGTCCTCGACCTTGGCCAGTTCCTCGCCCGCCACCTCGACCACCTGGTGGGCGGCGCCGGTGAGCGCCGCGAGGGGGCGTACGACGGAGCGGCGGACCAGGAAGGAGAAGGTCAGCCAGGCGGCGAAGCCGAGGAGGGCGAGGGCGAGCAGCGCCAACGCCTTGTTGAGGGCGTCCCGGGAGAGGCCGTCGGCGCGGTCGGCGATCTCGCCGATCAGCGAGCGGGCGATCTCGAGGCGGGCCTCGGCCTGCCGCGTCCCCGCGGCCATCTCGGTGCGCAACTGCCGCGGCGACTGGCCCTGCAGGCTGCTGGGGTCGATCTGGAGCTCCGCGAACCGGTCCTCGATGCCGTTCTCCTCGGAGTTCCGCTCGATGCCGTCGAGGCGCAGGACCTGGTCGGGCCCGGCGATTCTGGAGAAACGTTCCGACTGCTCCTCGTAGACCCGGTGGGCACCGACCGCGCGGGTGTACTCGGTGAGGCCGTTGGCATCCCGGGTCTGCGCGGAGAACACCCCGCCCTCGAAGGCCGCGTGGGCGGCGTCGGCGCGCAGCACGGCGTCGACCAGCTCGATGACGGACGACGAGGAGCTGTCGGAGAAGTGGTCGAGGCCGGTGCCGTCGATGAGATAGCCGACGGCGGCGGCATACGCGGGGTCGATACCGGCGGCGGGCACCGAGCCCCGTTCGACCTTGTCCCGCAGCACGCTCAGGCGCTCGACGTAGTCGAGGGCCTGAGCTTCGGCCTTCGGCAGGCCCGATCCGAACGCGGACCGCACGGTGGCGGCCTGCTCATCGGTGGCCCGCTGCGCCCGGCGGTAGTCGGTGGTCGAGGGGAGGGTGGCGCCGGCGTGGAGCGACTCCTGCTGGACGGAGAGCAGCAGCGCCTCGCGGTGCTCGGCCTCCACCTCGTTGATCAGCCGGGCGACCTGGCCGCTGTCGCGCACCCGCTCGGCGATCCGGTCGGCGTCGTCGGCCTGCCGCACCTGGCTGTACACGCCGAGGCCGAGGAGCACGCCGACGACCGCCAGGGGCACGATCACCAGGACGTTGAGCTTCCGCCGGAACGGCCAGCGGTCCAGGAGCGCACCGTGGGCTTCCGTCCTGCGACGGGGCCGCGGACGCGGTGGCGCGTGCCCGGACGGCTTCTGTTCGGATGGCGGGTCCGCCGTGTCCACAGACACCCAGGTCCTCCTTCGATGTGCTCCTGAGCGGTGACCGAGGTGTTGTTGCCGCCATGGCCGACACCGGGGAGCGGGACGTCGGCGACGGCGTTTTCTGCCGGAATGCGAGCGACGGGATTGCGCCACATGCCTGACCGGGCGTGAACACTACCGCGTGCGCGGACCCGCGCAAGGCATGCCCTCTCAAGGACTACGGAAATTCCATGGATTGCCGGGTTCAGGTCATCTCCACATCGCTCCGCACCCCGCCGGACGCCCCGCCGGGGTCCGGAAGGTGTCCGCGCGGTGCCCAGGGGGTGGCGGCCGAGGGCGCCGCGTGACCTGGCTTGTTCACGACTGTGCTCGATGGTGGCCGCAGGTGCCGTAGGGGGCTGCCCCGCGCGGCGCCGCCACCCGTAACCTGTCTCCTCCCGGCCCCCGGCCCACCCCTGGCCAGTCCCCCGGCCCGTACCCTCCGTACCCTCCGTGCCCTGCGAGGAGATCCGTGCACCCCACCCGCAAGGCGGCCCTGTCGGCCATCGCGCTGCTGGCCGTGGCCACCGCCGGCTGCGAGCCCGGCGCCGCCTCCACCTCGTCCCACCGGAGCTCCGCCGAGCCCGGCTGCCCGGCCGTCCTCGCCAGAGCCAAACAGGCCGTCAAGAAGGCGGAGGCCGTCGACGCCCCCTGGA
Coding sequences:
- a CDS encoding ATP-binding protein, whose translation is MSVDTADPPSEQKPSGHAPPRPRPRRRTEAHGALLDRWPFRRKLNVLVIVPLAVVGVLLGLGVYSQVRQADDADRIAERVRDSGQVARLINEVEAEHREALLLSVQQESLHAGATLPSTTDYRRAQRATDEQAATVRSAFGSGLPKAEAQALDYVERLSVLRDKVERGSVPAAGIDPAYAAAVGYLIDGTGLDHFSDSSSSSVIELVDAVLRADAAHAAFEGGVFSAQTRDANGLTEYTRAVGAHRVYEEQSERFSRIAGPDQVLRLDGIERNSEENGIEDRFAELQIDPSSLQGQSPRQLRTEMAAGTRQAEARLEIARSLIGEIADRADGLSRDALNKALALLALALLGFAAWLTFSFLVRRSVVRPLAALTGAAHQVVEVAGEELAKVEDEDDDATDSTPLRPRPIPVPVRDEIGDLAEAFNQVQVTAAALLERQVLSRRNVGEMFGNVGRRVSNLTTRQLSLIDAVERQETAPDILERLYRIDHIAVRLQRNADSLMLLAGIRETELDARPTTLADVIRAALGQIEGYQRVSLRSETEVTVAPDITGDLTLMLAELLENAVAFSPSDTPVEVVVRPGTDVSTDGGALIEVIDHGLGMAAERLDEENARLVRRERLDLVPTKVLGLFVVGSLARRWGIRVALSRTPGGGVTGSVWVPSALLVARGAGAPSVSAGSGREPEAAPPAAPSAVRASATAPERRPAAPATESGLPRRVPAASRTNAESTRAANEPNAAKALNAANDPSTGKESSTGKESSAGNEPNATPAAPAPTPASRPLRRRVRGATLDKTTPPADRAIPATRRPADADAVRSELDEFEAAVRRAEQDSAGASQAEATPSTHQRPRKESGSDHADR